AAACTGACTTGATTGTGAGCTACAGGATGCTTCAACTGCAATATTTGTACTTAAGAGAATGGACACAGTGCATTACGCTTACGGTGATAGAATCTTCTAACAGGTCCAGGATTATTGCAGCATTTAATTTTCAATGCAATACTAAAATAAAAGTCCATGTGTGCTTTTAATTAGTCTCTGAATCTTTGGAGAGCTTAAAGTTGTGAAACACCTTTATACACAATAAAAATAGGTTAAGGCAGCAATTTGATCTAGTGGATTTAAGTTAATAGTTGTACCCAATGCAGTTCACTGTGTTCCTGGAACaacttctgctcatgcaatggaattcccccttcctctcctaccCCTGTGACCCCAAAATCTGTTCCAATGGGATTGGGgaacccccagagcagatttggaagGCTCTTAAGATttggaagaaaggagagaaaaaggaagttcCACGATAATAATGACTACATTGGATACACCCCCCTCCCTTACAGTGAACTGATCCTCAAATATTACTTGGTTTTGTGTGGTATCTGGTGGATCAAAGAGGGCATTTTCTAGAATTTATTAGAGGCTGAAACAGAAAATATGTTATTGTCTTGGCGgttgtttaattttttaagagatatatatttttaatggcgATACTgccattttgttgtgttttttaagttCCACCACTAAGTttagcattcttttttaaaacctgcaAGCCATGTATTGTAGCACATGGTTAGAAGTGGATTTATGGCTATTAAGGCTGTTTCTTGCAGTAAAACTAATATGGTTTTCCTGTTTTAAACCCAGTACTTCACACTGTAGAACAAAAGAGagtgggctttttaaaaagctttttaaatatatctcCTAATGCCCTTTTTAAAGTTTCTGCTCCTTAATGAGGTGTTACTATGAATAGAGTTATAAGAATAACAGATAATTTCCTCTTGCAGCTCCTTTATAACTCTCTTTTGTTAGCTCGCAGAGTGTGGAAAAACTATCTGCCTGCCATCAATGGGATTGTCTTTCTGGTGGATTGTGCAGATCGTGACAGACTGGCTGAATCAAAGCAAGAAATTGATGTGAGTTAGTAATGTACTTGGTTTTTGTAAAATGCTAGTGAAGTGTGTGACATTTCGATGGAtggggaaaagagggagagtGTGTTTTGCAGGGATGGGAGGCATTGCATCTGTATGGCTACAGCATCATATATGAgcctacaataaaataaaaataaaaagagaacttTTTGGGGAAAGATTATCTTGCTGGAGACCGGTGCATAAGagcaaatggggcattgccccaccagtGTTGGTCTTCCTATTTAAAACCACCCCAGGGGTGGTACTACCTGTCAGCTTCATTCTCCTTAGTCTATAGGTTGTCCTTGTAGAGCTCTGAAAATAGGATGAAGGGAACAAAAcgagaattagttggctctgcctccacctactgtttctccctgccttctgccccaccagtctcaTTAAGCACAAGCTGTCACTGGATTATATGATTGCATTTGATTTTCACAACTATCTATCATATTTGGTATTTCTACTGGTTTTATACATTTGCTCTGTAAaacttttcccccctttcctggtTAATTAATGAATCTTTGTTTAGTTTAATGGAGGAAAGCCATGTTATGGTTGATTAATGTGTGGCAATTCTCTctatttttgaatatattttgGCCTTGATGTAAGAGTGAGAGAGAGTCTtcaatgaaatatttttaaaggtgtcAAAAATTTCTCCATTGACTCTCTGAAGCTTGACTTCGTGTATGTTGTATGTGAATGTAACACATGTGTCTTTCCTCTCTACATAGGCACTTATGACAGATGAAACTATTGCTAATGTGCCTATCCTAATTCTTGGTAACAAGATTGACAGACCAGAAGCCATCAGTGAAGAAGGGCTAAGAGAGATGTTCGGTTTGTATGGCCAGACAACAGGAAAGGTATTAATTGTCCAGTTCCCATTGCTTCAAAATACGTAATTTCAATGTGCCTATCATTTTCTCCCCCTAGTGTTTCTGTGGTCTGCTTTACTGAAAGcttacatatactgtatttttccgtctataagactgGGGACTCAGAtttgagaaaatggggggagatggcccagagtataagacgctccctaatttttaacattttaaaggggaaaaacctggtcttatacacggaaaaatacgataATCCTTTGTTGGTTCTATATTGTTCtcaagatgcatttttaaaaggatgcTTACAGGACTTCatagagtcctttttaaaataagtCACTAACAAGTAAGACTTTACAGATTACTTGTTCACCATAAAGCCAAGATGGCTTTGTTAAATTGTACTTTTAATATAATACAGAATTTTTAGAGCTAATTGTCTAATGGAAATCTGAATTGTTGCCTTGTGAAATGTTCTTGCTAATGCCTCTAGCAATAAACCGAAGGGTTCCAATTTtaaacaaattttattttaaatattttaattaaatatcaTTATAACCCGGGTTGTGTCATTTACAATAGGCAACTTTTATGTTTGAATACCAGAAGCAGATTTCTCTATTGTGCTTCTGAAAATGTTACCACTCACTCATCTGAAACTTTCTTTTCCGTGCTCAGGAAATAAGCCCTCCCTGAACATGAATGACAATGGAGAGAAAGACACTTGCCTTCTAGTGCTAGGGGAACCTATTCCCTCAGTGGTTGTGTctttatggaatcatagaattgtaaagttgaaagGGGTCCTGTTGGTCCTCTAGTTCAAACCCCTGCACTTTATTCTGCTAGAAGTGAGAAATCCTGTTAGTATAGTGGAGAGGTCCCAAAACTGGCACAGAAACAAAACATGCAGCAGTACTGCATAGGTAGCAGATCACCCTTGTAAGGTACTTGCAGGGTGGGTGCAACAGAGATGAAACCTGAGTTTTCCCAGAAAATGAGTTTTTATTGAGAAAGTAAAACAAAAGGCAGTTTGTGtgtataggtgccaactcccaggttgaaaaatccaggatcggcaccggaagtcgcgctgcggccattttggaactgggcagagcagcaccggaagtcgcttctacgcatgctctgcccatgtccaaaatgcccgcagcgccagaaatcgcttctgtgcatgtccagagactctagacatgcgcagaaggagcctccccaggccggtaagtATCCGTGGGATTTATGGGgcttttaaaaatccgggctgccagcgggaaactgcTGGAAAAcccggggtttcccggggaatacgggagacttggcagctatgtttgtgtGTACTGTTAACTGCTGAAGACAGTCCCAAAGAAGAGAGGGGTGGAGGTGAAAAGAACTATAAGGCTGAATTGTTTTCAATTATAGCTCCCCTACCCaacctctaggttggattactgTAGTGATCTTTAACAGGGCTTGGAGAACTGGCCAGAAGAGGGTTGCTGTCACCATATTGGTCTCAGTTGATAGGAAGTCATTCAGTTTGGCTACTTGAGGCTCAAAGGGTACAGAGAAATGGGAAAGATTGAGTTTCAATTTATTGACCCACCTTCTTATTTTCATGTCATTTTCAGGGGAATGTTTCAGTGAAAGAATTGAACACCCGACCCTTAGAAGTCTTCATGTGCAGTGTGTTAAAGAGACAAGGCTATGGTGAAGGATTTCGTTGGATGGCACAATACATTGATTAATGCCAAAATCACATTAGTACATACTATCCCAAGCCTGTTCATTATTTGATCTCTCAGTGTACATAACTTGAACTCAATAGACTTTGGTTACAATAgcgtattttttttattattgtatcaATTGTGTTAAATTTTAAGTGTAAAGACTGAAAACGGATTTTAAGCAAGTTTGTCAATTTGGATCTTGTAACATTAGTCTCTAGTCCTATAAAACCACTTTCTTTGGGGATTCATAGCTTGTCTCTTGTCTGCAGTCCTTTTTTGTGTGACAGTGACTTTCTAGCTCAGTATGTGTTTTTTTTGAATGCACTTTTTAACAGCTCAACTCTGCAGACTTGTTGGTCATATATAATGCTCATCATGTTAAATTTTTATGTACTTTTTTCAAAACTGGTTTTATAAATGTAGAGTGTATAACCACCTCTCAAAGAATAGTAATGAATCAGCTTACGGATAATTGCATGATGCCTTACAGTTTTCAACAATATACTTTCTTATGCAACGTCATGCAATAAAACTAAATCCCATTTCTTGACACCTTTAATGGGAAATACTTCATTTTAACGTGTCTTAACCTAGTAAGgatgtcttaaaatgtgaataTGTGGGGTAGCTTTTAGAAATGCAGTATAATTTCAGTGCActgtagatttttaaaatttatttatctgATTATTTTTTTGCTGGGAATTAATCCAATTAATTTTAACCATGTTTTCTGAGTATCAACATTCATTCACAATTCTCCACGTTGTACAGCAAGAGGTACTATGATCTCACTGTATCATAGTACTAGTGAATGCCTGGATTTCATGCAGGAATTTAaagaacacaggaagaacaaAAGGCTTTGTACCCTGCTGCATCCATAGGTTAAACAGTGTTTTGCACAAGCTTTTGGGATGTGGCAAAGGTGGATAATTTAGGATGGCAGTCTATTGGCCTAAGGAATAGGGCAGTGTACTCTGCACTTAAGATCTACAAGATTTTCTAGATTTTGTTCACTAGGTTGAGGCCTCTGAGTGTAGCTGTTATACCCCCTACCTTGAGCAGTTTTTATTCCTCTTGGAAGTGTTTGTGCATTCTGTTAGTTGCTATGCCGTGTTTGTTATCTCTTATCAGCCAGTACTCCCtaggaaggagattccaagttACCCATTTTGGCTATGATACAATGCTTTCTTTAATGAACTGTTCATGGGTTGATGAAATTGATAGCCGTCGTGCAGAGAAGAAGCTTTGCAGTTACCTCATTCATGAGTAGGTACTACATTGtgatttttgtaatattttagcAAATGGAATAGTTTAAGATTCTTGGCCGAGGTGATTGATCTGGGGTACTACCTACAAAGGTAACCTGGCAGAGTAGACATCTCCTTAATTTGAGAGTCACGTGAGGAGCGGGGACTTGGCTCCTTCCTGTCACAATAAACAATTATTGTGGCACCCGAACATAACCTATGTCATGTAATACATCGAATACTTATTTTTGAAGTATGGTCAGAGATTGTTATAACGTTGAGACTTGGAGGATAGCTTTTCTATGTATCTATATCCGAGTGTGGCTGCTGCTACTTGGTACCTGATTTAAACTCTGCTTACCACTGTACTATGCAAGTAAAACCATTTTAAACTGGTTTAACTGTGTGGCATTCCCTAGAGCAAACTATGGACTGTAATTTTGAGAGGCTGATAAGAATTTTAGGATTTCTCCAACTTCAGTACAAGGTTACGGTCTCTACAATCCCTTGGAAGGGAGGCACTGACAGTTTGGTTATACTTCCCATATTGCTCATTCTGCATATTTCTTCTGAAGCCTTGTTCAGAGTGAGTGCTCCATTTTTTCCATGGTAAGAAGAGTCTTTGTCTATTTAGAAGGCTTTCAGATATTGAAGACATCTATTCAATAAGTACAAAAAATTCTATCGCTAAAATCAAGTGAGGGCAGATGTAGTGCTTTTGAAAACAGGTGCCTAAATATCAGATGTTGCAAAAGAACTTGAAATATGGCTTATTGCTGTTAACATGTGTTTAATATTTTTCTTgatttatcattttaaaatataacacttccaggtttgttggTGAGAGGCAGAGTAATTCTTTAATTTACTTGTGCTTGAATCACCATCTGAGTCCCAGTATTGTACCAATAAAGTTAATTTAGGGCATTGAATACATTTATACAGATTATTGTTGATACTTTTTCTGGGTGTCTTGACTTTCACTGGAACCCTTTCAGTAGTCAAATATGAGATCTGTCTTATATAAGCTTTTTTGAATAAATGAGGAGAGGGTCATTTACCATCACCTGTGCTTTAATCTCTTGTAAGTCCATCTGGGAAATTTTTTCAAGTTACTATCTTTTCTAGATGGATTCTATTTTTCCTCGGATACTTCCAAAGGTTACATTTGCTTATTAAATGAATCAGTAGATTAAGCACCTTACATTATTGTGCATACTGCGGTATCAGATACCCTACTGATTATCTTCTGTCCTTTCAGATATGAAGTCATGAAGGAATAGAGATGATCTGCTTTTTACCTTCAACTATTCTgggatagggaatctgtggctctctagatgtttttgggctccagcttccatcaacTCCAACCAGTGTGGTGAATGGTCAGGGACGGTAGGAGTTACAACCCATCAATACCTGGTgggtcacaggtttccccatcaCTGAATTATGGACTGAACACACAATCCTATTAGCTGATAGACTGGGCAGACCTTCATATATGAGTGTAATTATCACATAATATTTCACGCATGCATAAGGAAATACAACAGCTAGAGGTTTCCACCTTGTGACCTAAACATTTTTCTAGGGTTTTAAAATAGAGGTGTGACGACAAGAGCATTTTGGAGACTTGGCCTGTCATGTCACTAGTGAAGAAAGAAGCCATCCTGtcggatatattgtttaatggtGCAGGAATGCCTTATCAGTCTCATTCTGAGCTGTAACAGTAGGGGAGAGGTATTAAGAATTAAAATGAATAGGCTAATGCTTTAAGGAGCATtatgcaggttttgttttttaacacatGCCCCTATTCTTCTTCACACCCTAGGGCCCCAATTTCAGGACTGCTCCACACAAGGCATTAATGTCTCTCCATGTAGGAAATTAATTTCACATGTGGGAAACTTTCATGGATCCCCAACTGGCagcaaagcagaggcttgatacaTGGGGCATAACAAACATGTGATAAGCATCAGTAGACTTCTGTAATGGCAATTCATGTTCCAGCCCAGTGTTGTTGTCTTTTTTGCTGTGATATGATAATCCTTTTCCCCTTTGGGTTTTTACAGTCTTCTCTTGGAGTACCTTGCCAGTATTTATAGACTGAGAAATCAGACATTGGTTATGTTtggacataacactaaaccatggtttagttcaGGACgctgaacctgtggccctccagctataGGCCTACAACTCGAATCATCACTgatcatttgccatgctggctggggagtccaaaaatgtatggagggccacacattctcTATCCCTGGTTTATGTGCTCTCTTCTTCTCCAGTGTGATGGTGAGGAAGAAATTGAAGCTTCTGTTTTAGATTAACCAGTTTAGGGTTCAAGCTTGTTTGTATTCATTAATGATAACCACTAGTTATGATAACCAACTCTCCCTCACAGCCATACCAGAGAACAAGAGGAAGGACTAATTTAGTGTTTTCTCAAAACCAACCACTCTCCTGTTAACAAAATTACTTTTATATGGTTTCGGTAGGAATACCAAAGAAAGAGACGAAGGAATTCTTCTCCCACTGCTTTGGTTTCTTCAGCATGGGGCAGTTTTAGCTTATTTAGCAAGTTAAGTGTTTATTTCCAGAAAGCAGGCAGTTCCTGAGgttattcattcattatttctGTGTTTTGTGGGGGGAGTTGGCAGTGTTTCATACTTTATTTTGCCACTCAGAGTTGGCTTGCTAACTCATTTAAAAGGATAGTAACTCTTAAGACTGTGCTGGAAGAAACTCACTAATAAAATGTTAATATGAATGAAATGTGTCTAATTTAATTTTTCCTACAATAGTTTCAGGTGTCCCATGTcccatgtttcctgcttggcagggggttggactggatggccctggtggtctcttccaactctatgattctatgattctgtatgcCACTGTCATTAGTGAGACTAAAGCATACATATTTGTTGAGATGACtgctttgtagggggttggactacacaATCCTTGGAatccctcccaattctacaatGATTCCATATATTATAGTCACTAAATTGGTATTAACATTTGCTTGTATAATACTGATATATTTTAACTATAAGTCtttcttggcattatcagtattGACTTAATAAATGGTGGCAGAAAAGTGGGTGGATTGTGTTTAGatttgtgggttttcaaaaaagaTTTAAGATTGCTTCTCATTAAATGTTTGGGGCTTGTGTTTAGAAACCAAACCTGTGTCAcaaattatgctggaaatgtgTGTTTCAAATGCAGATTCCCCTTGAAAATACAAGGAAATTGGGGTGAAGTGTTTTCCTGCTTAGCTCTTCTCTTTGTTTTGAAGTGAAATGCTGGTTTTTAAAACCAAGAAATTCACAATAAGTAATCCTTGGCCACTTTTAATCTagattactctctctctctctctctgtgtgtgtgtgtgtgtgtgtgtgtttgtgtgtgattacAAGAGAGGCAATGAAGTAGAGAAATTCTGGGATTAGTACCTTGGTTTCCTACAACCGATTCCAAGTTTCTATCCACAGTGCCTTTCCATTGGGCTATGAAGTAGAATTGCCACTATGATTTTCCAGTATTTAGAGACTTATGGTTTGATTAAACTGTATCTActcttgggaccctcgtacctacgggaccgcctctcctggtatgccccgcggaggaccttaaggtccacaaacaacaatattctggagatcccgagccataaggtggctagattggcctctactagggccagggccttttcagtattggccccaacttggtggaacgctctttcacaggagaccacgGCCCTGCGGggtttgtcatctttccgcagggcctg
Above is a window of Zootoca vivipara chromosome 2, rZooViv1.1, whole genome shotgun sequence DNA encoding:
- the SAR1B gene encoding GTP-binding protein SAR1b; translated protein: MSFIFDWIYSGFSSVLQFLGLYKKTGKLVFLGLDNAGKTTLLHMLKDGRLGQHVPTLHATAEELTIAGMTFTTFDLGGHTQARRVWKNYLPAINGIVFLVDCADRDRLAESKQEIDALMTDETIANVPILILGNKIDRPEAISEEGLREMFGLYGQTTGKGNVSVKELNTRPLEVFMCSVLKRQGYGEGFRWMAQYID